In Elaeis guineensis isolate ETL-2024a chromosome 1, EG11, whole genome shotgun sequence, a genomic segment contains:
- the LOC105034239 gene encoding uncharacterized protein has product MADLQPQDAPTNGAVSSAATAGETFVPGSKRQRRPSVRLGDIGEQPAAISSEPHLRRGKQWKISSSLVGDHPRHPLPSKDPSKPPSKSRPLTTLGPDDPRDAPDLPLPPSSSCAAVEDRVVLPVDEILEPVGVTIRRGVRDAKARRAVARRARSGWTSKVDEGTDAADLKSSGGEDAGDEGYREFDDLRIEDSESPRAVAGVRVSDSRDIGPATDAVEEDLPSETDGGDWDNQNGRCGSHEDGEIRSWLNRLGLSRYAPVFEIHEVDDEVLPYLTLEDLKDMGINAVGSRRKMYCAIQKLKKGFL; this is encoded by the coding sequence ATGGCGGACCTCCAACCGCAGGACGCGCCCACCAACGGCGCCGTTTCCTCCGCCGCCACCGCTGGCGAAACCTTCGTCCCGGGCTCCAAGCGGCAGCGTCGCCCCAGCGTCCGTCTCGGTGACATCGGCGAGCAGCCCGCGGCCATCTCTTCCGAGCCCCACCTCCGCCGCGGAAAGCAGTGGAAGATCTCCTCCTCCTTAGTCGGCGATCACCCCCGCCACCCCCTGCCGTCCAAGGACCCCTCGAAGCCCCCCTCCAAGAGCCGTCCGCTTACcaccctcggccccgacgacccTCGCGATGCCCCCGACCTTCCCCTGCCACCCTCCTCCTCCTGCGCTGCCGTCGAGGACAGGGTCGTCCTCCCTGTCGACGAGATCCTGGAGCCCGTCGGCGTCACGATCCGGCGGGGGGTCCGGGACGCCAAGGCTCGGCGGGCCGTCGCAAGACGGGCGAGGTCGGGCTGGACCTCCAAGGTCGACGAGGGCACGGACGCCGCCGACCTAAAATCGAGCGGCGGGGAGGACGCCGGAGACGAAGGGTACCGGGAGTTTGACGACCTCCGGATTGAGGACTCCGAGAGCCCGAGGGCGGTGGCGGGGGTTAGGGTTTCGGACAGCAGGGATATAGGTCCGGCCACTGATGCTGTGGAAGAGGATTTGCCGTCGGAGACCGACGGTGGGGATTGGGACAATCAGAATGGACGGTGCGGATCGCACGAGGACGGCGAGATCCGGTCGTGGCTGAACCGGCTTGGGCTGAGCCGGTATGCACCGGTGTTCGAGATCCATGAGGTGGATGATGAGGTGCTACCTTACCTGACTCTTGAAGATCTGAAGGACATGGGGATCAATGCGGTGGGGTCGAGAAGGAAGATGTACTGCGCCATCCAAAAGCTCAAGAAGGGCTTCCTGTGA